A region from the Thermanaeromonas toyohensis ToBE genome encodes:
- a CDS encoding ECF transporter S component, with the protein MLYTSWTARRIAYIAMFVALSAVGAYLKVPSFIGTPALDSFPGFLGALVLGPRDGALIAFLGHLFTALTAGFPLTLPLHLFIAAGMAVITALFAFLASYSVPVGAVTAIFLNSVLLPALFIPLPGFGKGFFIAVLVPLLVASTLNILVAIFVFAGLRPVFPNSWVLARRRRVKGHEEVSGSHTDRA; encoded by the coding sequence ATGCTGTACACTTCTTGGACTGCCCGGAGAATAGCCTATATAGCTATGTTCGTAGCCCTCTCGGCGGTAGGCGCCTACCTAAAGGTGCCCAGCTTTATCGGGACTCCGGCTCTAGATTCCTTCCCTGGCTTTCTCGGTGCCCTAGTACTCGGTCCCCGTGATGGAGCCCTCATAGCCTTTTTAGGGCATCTCTTCACCGCGCTGACGGCCGGATTCCCCCTAACACTACCTCTCCACCTGTTCATTGCGGCTGGCATGGCTGTCATCACAGCCCTTTTTGCTTTCCTCGCTTCCTATTCCGTTCCTGTCGGTGCGGTAACGGCCATATTCTTGAACAGTGTCCTTTTGCCCGCCTTGTTCATCCCCCTACCGGGATTCGGGAAGGGCTTTTTTATTGCCGTTCTAGTTCCCCTTTTAGTAGCTTCTACCCTCAACATCCTCGTAGCTATATTCGTTTTTGCTGGCCTACGGCCCGTATTCCCCAACAGTTGGGTGCTGGCGCGGCGCCGAAGGGTGAAGGGGCATGAGGAAGTATCGGGATCTCACACTGATAGAGCTTAA
- a CDS encoding AIR synthase related protein, with protein MRKYRDLTLIELNDGRLLVIACDSCGAIGPKEGDVVKVPGYVVGRFTSRVALMEVLAAGAWPICVVNTLCVEPFPTGADIQRGIADELRFLGVDPEALLTGSTEKNMPTSQSGVGVTVIGIASKEQLRVGRLSAGDSLGLFGLPKVGAEVSLNDPEIADLPTVMLLLSSSQVREIVPVGSRGIKAEAETLARLNDLELVWYEIPDEVDLYKSAGPATCLLVAGEEASLKLLGEKAKKPFLLLGNLIPHSKG; from the coding sequence ATGAGGAAGTATCGGGATCTCACACTGATAGAGCTTAACGATGGCAGACTCCTAGTGATAGCCTGCGATTCCTGCGGGGCAATAGGTCCTAAAGAAGGGGATGTGGTAAAAGTACCCGGCTACGTAGTGGGCCGCTTCACTAGCCGCGTAGCCCTGATGGAAGTCCTAGCTGCTGGGGCATGGCCGATCTGCGTTGTGAACACCTTGTGTGTGGAACCCTTCCCCACGGGAGCTGACATACAGCGCGGGATAGCCGATGAGCTGCGATTTTTAGGGGTGGATCCAGAGGCTTTACTTACTGGTAGCACAGAGAAGAATATGCCCACTTCCCAGTCAGGAGTGGGAGTAACTGTCATCGGGATAGCTTCTAAAGAACAATTACGAGTGGGTCGCCTGAGTGCGGGAGATTCCCTTGGCCTCTTTGGGCTGCCCAAAGTAGGAGCCGAGGTTTCCCTTAACGACCCGGAAATAGCGGATCTACCAACAGTAATGCTTTTACTTTCCAGTAGCCAAGTAAGGGAAATAGTACCGGTCGGCTCGCGGGGCATAAAAGCCGAAGCTGAAACATTGGCTCGGCTCAACGACCTAGAGCTTGTGTGGTACGAAATCCCAGATGAAGTGGATCTATACAAATCGGCCGGTCCCGCCACCTGCCTATTGGTGGCCGGGGAGGAGGCTAGCCTAAAACTCTTGGGAGAGAAGGCTAAAAAGCCCTTCCTTCTGCTAGGTAATTTGATTCCCCATTCTAAAGGCTAG
- a CDS encoding UPF0236 family transposase-like protein, protein MSTFLINGDGAKWIKQGKEYFLKAHIYLDHLKLI, encoded by the coding sequence GTGTCAACTTTTTTGATAAACGGGGATGGAGCCAAATGGATAAAACAAGGCAAGGAATACTTCCTCAAGGCTCACATCTATTTAGACCACTTGAAGCTAATTTGA
- a CDS encoding IclR family transcriptional regulator has product MKQRSWILCNNIFGWSEVGEGIQSVQRAVYILERLASSKNGATASEIAKELGVNRSTVFRLMETLIEAGYVRQATLTKRYHLTMKLFSLGSKLLDEMDIRSCARPVLESLQKETGHTVHLGLRDLNEVVYIDKITGTNPIQMYSMIGRRAPLYCTGIGKAILAFMKDHEIDQFLRNTKLIRFTPNTIVDPIKLWQEIKEIRVRGYALDMEEHEMGIRCVAAPIFDYTQEVIGSISLAAVVITLGDKSIEEYADKVIQAAKTVSELLGARK; this is encoded by the coding sequence ATGAAGCAACGTAGTTGGATATTATGCAACAACATCTTTGGGTGGAGTGAAGTGGGAGAGGGTATCCAATCTGTTCAACGGGCCGTATATATCCTTGAGCGTCTGGCTTCCTCGAAGAACGGGGCAACTGCCTCTGAAATCGCTAAAGAGTTAGGAGTTAACCGTAGTACTGTATTTAGGTTGATGGAAACGTTAATCGAAGCGGGTTACGTTAGACAGGCAACTTTGACTAAGCGTTATCACCTTACTATGAAGTTGTTTTCTTTAGGGAGTAAGCTTTTAGATGAAATGGACATCCGTTCCTGTGCTAGGCCTGTGTTGGAGAGTTTACAAAAAGAAACCGGTCATACGGTCCATCTAGGTTTGCGGGATCTAAATGAAGTTGTGTATATAGACAAAATTACAGGTACTAATCCTATCCAAATGTATTCCATGATAGGCCGGAGAGCTCCCCTTTACTGTACAGGTATTGGGAAAGCTATTTTGGCATTTATGAAGGATCATGAAATAGATCAATTTCTAAGGAATACCAAGCTGATTAGATTTACCCCTAACACTATCGTGGATCCCATAAAGTTGTGGCAAGAAATAAAGGAAATACGGGTAAGAGGATATGCCCTGGATATGGAAGAGCATGAAATGGGAATACGGTGTGTAGCCGCTCCTATTTTTGATTACACTCAGGAAGTTATAGGGAGTATAAGTCTTGCTGCGGTGGTTATAACCTTAGGAGACAAGAGTATAGAAGAATATGCGGACAAGGTCATACAGGCAGCCAAGACGGTAAGTGAATTGTTGGGGGCGCGGAAATAG
- a CDS encoding bifunctional 4-hydroxy-2-oxoglutarate aldolase/2-dehydro-3-deoxy-phosphogluconate aldolase, whose amino-acid sequence MEATKVESVIDTILQEKLVAILRKIEGDRLFKVIDSLLEAGIRVAEITLNTEGAINLLGELIKRYGEEMLLGAGTVTRIQEVEEAAASGAKFIVTPVMLPEIIQACKRFQLGVILGACSPTEIYQAYSLGADIVKVFPAGSLGPSYFRELQGPLGNVPLAAVGGVTLENGRAFLEAGAKVLGVGSSLTPRQLVNAGDWMQLKNIAKRFKELVS is encoded by the coding sequence ATGGAGGCGACAAAGGTTGAGAGTGTTATAGATACTATTTTACAGGAAAAATTGGTAGCCATTTTAAGAAAAATAGAAGGGGACAGGTTATTTAAAGTCATTGACAGTTTATTGGAAGCCGGGATACGGGTGGCTGAGATTACACTAAATACCGAGGGCGCTATTAACTTACTTGGCGAACTGATAAAAAGATATGGCGAAGAGATGCTTCTCGGTGCGGGCACAGTAACTCGTATTCAGGAAGTAGAAGAAGCTGCTGCTAGTGGTGCAAAATTTATTGTAACCCCAGTAATGCTGCCTGAGATAATACAAGCATGCAAGAGGTTTCAACTGGGCGTAATTCTAGGAGCTTGTTCTCCTACTGAAATATACCAGGCTTATTCTTTGGGAGCGGATATAGTCAAGGTTTTTCCAGCAGGTAGCCTAGGCCCCTCTTATTTCCGCGAATTGCAGGGGCCTTTAGGAAATGTTCCGCTGGCCGCCGTTGGAGGTGTAACTCTTGAGAATGGGCGAGCGTTCCTCGAGGCCGGGGCCAAGGTGTTAGGCGTAGGTTCGTCCCTTACTCCGCGACAACTGGTAAATGCAGGTGACTGGATGCAGCTCAAGAACATAGCAAAACGGTTCAAGGAACTAGTAAGTTAG
- a CDS encoding 2-dehydro-3-deoxygalactonokinase: protein MAIDGGTTNTRIRVLKDEKIIGKAHVPVGVRNTAIAGCNKELVEGLREGVHMALASAGLTEKDLQLVVASGMLTSNVGIMEIPHISTPAGVKELAANSRLVEMPEVINVPILFIPGVKNSCPLRQDVDELEAMDIMRGEETETIGILELKKIRGPITLILPGSHTKVVRVNEHNQITCCLTTMGGEIFGTLATNTILADSVPSTLVSELDREMLLNGAAMSRKVGLTRGCFFTRIMSQFIPFDGDKRANFLLGVVLGQDIIAMKNSKACRLCWGEKIVIGGPSPLRRAIYYLLEEEMGSKADLSVLDDETVEMSTAIGARIIGLEHLNIFC from the coding sequence ATGGCGATAGATGGTGGAACAACTAACACTAGGATCCGGGTACTTAAGGATGAAAAGATAATTGGTAAAGCCCATGTTCCTGTAGGAGTAAGGAATACAGCAATTGCAGGTTGCAATAAGGAGCTGGTGGAAGGTCTCAGAGAGGGTGTGCACATGGCCCTGGCGTCAGCAGGGCTTACGGAAAAGGATTTGCAACTAGTTGTGGCTTCCGGGATGCTTACCTCTAACGTAGGTATAATGGAAATACCGCATATCAGTACACCTGCTGGAGTGAAGGAGCTTGCTGCAAACAGTAGATTGGTAGAGATGCCGGAAGTAATAAACGTGCCTATACTTTTTATTCCGGGAGTAAAAAATAGTTGTCCGCTCAGACAAGACGTGGATGAATTAGAAGCAATGGATATAATGCGGGGTGAAGAAACGGAAACAATCGGTATCTTAGAATTGAAGAAAATTAGGGGACCTATTACCTTAATTTTACCAGGCTCACATACAAAAGTTGTAAGGGTTAATGAACATAACCAGATTACTTGCTGCTTGACTACTATGGGAGGAGAGATCTTTGGGACGTTAGCTACTAATACAATCCTGGCTGATTCAGTACCTTCTACCCTTGTTTCTGAACTGGACAGGGAGATGCTTCTTAACGGGGCAGCTATGTCCCGGAAGGTAGGTCTTACGCGCGGTTGCTTTTTTACCCGGATCATGAGCCAGTTTATACCCTTTGATGGTGATAAAAGGGCCAACTTCCTGCTAGGCGTAGTATTGGGCCAGGATATCATTGCTATGAAAAATAGTAAAGCCTGTCGGCTTTGCTGGGGTGAAAAAATCGTTATAGGGGGACCGTCACCGTTGCGTAGGGCTATTTACTATCTGTTGGAGGAAGAAATGGGTTCTAAAGCTGACCTTTCCGTACTAGATGATGAAACTGTAGAAATGTCAACTGCTATCGGGGCTCGTATAATAGGATTGGAACATCTCAATATATTTTGCTAA
- a CDS encoding sugar ABC transporter substrate-binding protein yields the protein MWRKWLISVLIIVVAISLAACSAQQSSQKVNQQPATGQPATTEAGKGQGTVAKDDKNIKVGIVVNGQGNFFNAGIFQETQRLVKEKGGTPVALDSLGQREKMLSDIETLIQQNVDALIVLLGDPTFLEPALKKAKEKNIPWISVAAGFHPLVDLEIDSNDWAMGAKVAAYMAARLGGKGKIVEIYGDLILPTRARAEALRAVLKEYPEIQIVERHAYAWPGFLEDCRKWMETVLQKYPKPGDIQAVFAAFDGAGIGAAQAIEAAGRKEIFVVGIDGDPLAYENMRNKGVFAATAAHDLKGMAEKAVEWAFRMAKGEKPPVKMMFIDSPLITQENVPPATK from the coding sequence ATGTGGCGCAAATGGCTTATTAGTGTGCTAATAATAGTCGTGGCCATTAGTTTAGCTGCCTGTTCGGCTCAACAATCCTCTCAAAAGGTAAACCAACAGCCGGCTACAGGGCAGCCAGCTACTACTGAAGCTGGGAAAGGCCAGGGCACAGTAGCAAAGGATGATAAAAATATAAAAGTAGGTATCGTAGTAAATGGCCAAGGGAACTTCTTTAACGCAGGGATATTTCAGGAGACCCAGCGGCTGGTAAAAGAAAAGGGCGGGACACCTGTTGCTCTTGATAGCCTGGGTCAGCGCGAGAAGATGCTAAGCGATATCGAGACTCTCATACAGCAGAATGTAGACGCGTTAATCGTTCTGTTAGGTGATCCCACCTTCCTGGAGCCTGCTCTTAAGAAGGCTAAAGAGAAAAACATCCCGTGGATTAGTGTGGCTGCTGGCTTCCATCCGCTTGTTGATCTTGAGATAGATTCCAACGACTGGGCTATGGGAGCCAAGGTTGCTGCTTACATGGCTGCGCGGCTAGGGGGGAAGGGTAAGATCGTAGAAATTTATGGGGATCTTATTTTGCCTACCAGAGCTAGGGCTGAGGCGCTTCGAGCAGTCCTTAAAGAATATCCTGAAATCCAGATTGTTGAGCGTCATGCCTATGCTTGGCCTGGCTTCCTTGAGGATTGTCGGAAGTGGATGGAAACGGTATTACAAAAATACCCGAAACCGGGAGACATTCAAGCCGTGTTTGCCGCCTTTGACGGTGCAGGCATAGGAGCCGCTCAAGCTATCGAGGCTGCTGGGCGTAAAGAGATATTCGTAGTTGGGATAGATGGAGATCCCTTAGCCTATGAAAACATGCGCAATAAGGGTGTATTTGCTGCAACTGCAGCTCATGACCTAAAGGGTATGGCCGAAAAGGCTGTTGAATGGGCATTTAGGATGGCTAAAGGTGAGAAACCGCCTGTTAAGATGATGTTTATTGATAGCCCACTTATTACCCAGGAGAATGTTCCACCAGCTACCAAGTAA
- a CDS encoding sugar ABC transporter ATP-binding protein: protein MEGNSYVLEMKNISMQFPGVKALDNVDFSVARGEIHALVGENGAGKSTLIKILGGVYLPTSGEILVEGKKVTYSSPQEAAAAGISIVHQELNLVPYMCVAENLFMGRSLPKNKWGMVNWSELYRKAAELLTVVGLQDLVRYPAGRLSVAQQQLLQIGRAVSFGAKIVVFDEPTACLSRSEVENLFRVIRSLKERGTSIIYVSHRLEEIFELADRVTVLRDGKRVGVHEINQVSPQQIISLMLGKELSKERRRQSYVQDEVVLRAEGLCSDTGVRDVSFELRKGEVVGLAGVVGSGRTEVARLLFGVDKLTSGRIFVGEEQIFPPNIRKAIRAGLAFVPEDRRNQGLVLNMTVKENASLAFLKNFARYGFISHAKEKERVQGLIRTLSIRPPEASRIVKYLSGGNQQKVVLAKWLAGAKPKVVIFDEPTQGIDVGAKAEVHQLIDNLAREGAGILLISSDIQELLSLCDRILVMVRGKIVKCLSREEATASTILAYAMRKENSAEYA, encoded by the coding sequence TTGGAAGGCAATAGCTATGTCCTTGAGATGAAGAATATTTCTATGCAGTTTCCCGGAGTCAAAGCCCTGGACAACGTAGATTTTTCCGTAGCGCGGGGTGAGATCCACGCCCTGGTGGGAGAGAACGGCGCTGGTAAGTCTACGTTAATAAAGATCTTGGGCGGGGTCTACCTGCCAACGAGCGGCGAGATCCTTGTCGAGGGCAAGAAAGTAACCTATAGTTCCCCGCAGGAAGCTGCTGCAGCAGGAATAAGTATAGTGCACCAAGAGCTAAATTTGGTGCCTTATATGTGTGTGGCGGAGAACCTGTTTATGGGGCGTTCCCTGCCCAAGAACAAGTGGGGTATGGTTAATTGGAGTGAACTCTACCGGAAGGCTGCAGAGTTGTTAACGGTGGTTGGCCTCCAGGATCTTGTACGTTACCCTGCGGGCCGCCTGAGTGTAGCTCAGCAACAGCTTCTCCAGATTGGGCGCGCGGTTTCTTTTGGAGCCAAAATAGTGGTATTTGACGAGCCTACGGCCTGTCTGAGCCGTAGCGAAGTAGAGAATCTCTTTAGAGTTATCAGGTCTTTAAAAGAGCGGGGAACATCTATCATTTACGTGTCTCACCGGCTAGAAGAAATATTTGAACTTGCCGATAGAGTAACTGTCCTGAGAGACGGTAAAAGAGTAGGCGTGCACGAAATAAATCAAGTCTCCCCACAACAGATCATAAGTCTAATGCTCGGAAAAGAATTGAGTAAGGAGAGACGACGACAAAGTTACGTTCAGGATGAGGTGGTACTTCGGGCAGAAGGGCTTTGCTCGGACACAGGTGTAAGAGATGTGAGTTTCGAACTGCGTAAAGGAGAAGTAGTAGGGCTAGCAGGAGTGGTAGGTTCGGGCCGAACGGAGGTTGCGCGACTGCTTTTTGGCGTAGACAAGCTGACGAGTGGTCGAATTTTTGTAGGAGAGGAACAGATTTTTCCCCCCAATATAAGGAAAGCAATTAGAGCCGGATTGGCCTTCGTACCGGAGGATAGGCGTAACCAGGGATTAGTCTTAAATATGACAGTAAAAGAGAATGCGAGCTTGGCTTTCTTAAAGAACTTCGCCCGCTATGGTTTTATAAGCCATGCAAAAGAAAAAGAAAGAGTGCAAGGCCTGATCCGAACCCTTTCCATAAGGCCGCCGGAAGCTAGCAGGATAGTGAAATATCTCAGTGGTGGCAATCAACAGAAGGTAGTGTTGGCTAAGTGGCTAGCTGGTGCGAAACCGAAAGTGGTAATCTTTGATGAACCTACTCAAGGCATAGACGTTGGAGCAAAAGCTGAAGTTCACCAGCTTATCGATAATCTAGCGCGCGAAGGTGCGGGGATCCTCCTCATATCCTCGGATATACAAGAACTCTTGAGTCTTTGTGACCGCATTTTAGTTATGGTAAGGGGTAAGATTGTCAAGTGTCTCAGTCGCGAGGAAGCGACTGCGAGTACGATTTTGGCGTACGCTATGAGAAAGGAGAATAGTGCGGAATATGCCTAG
- a CDS encoding ABC transporter permease, with translation MPSVLRKYGTLIGFLVLCVIFSFLSPVFLTVDNLVMVLLQGSMLTIIALGTTVVMAAGGFDMSFGSVCGLIGVALAGMLVKGVPIPLAILISLAMGAAFGCVNGILVAVFGIADFIATLSTMSIARGLNYYYTRGEPIFMGIPPEFKIIGQGKIGIIGYPVLIMLAVLVILYVFMNHTVTGRQIYAVGGNKTAARLSGINVRWIRIFSFIIGGLAAALTAVIVTSRLGSGQPTAGEGFLLDGLAAVFLGMTMFKEGEPHISGTFIGALIMGVLVNGLNLLGVQYFFQDILKGLIILAAVGLTATGKPKD, from the coding sequence ATGCCTAGTGTTCTGCGGAAATACGGTACGCTTATAGGGTTTCTTGTACTATGTGTTATATTTTCCTTTCTCTCCCCTGTCTTCCTAACCGTTGATAACCTAGTGATGGTTTTGCTGCAAGGAAGTATGTTAACAATCATCGCTTTAGGTACCACAGTGGTAATGGCTGCTGGCGGCTTCGATATGTCTTTCGGTTCTGTATGTGGCCTGATTGGTGTTGCGTTGGCAGGGATGTTGGTGAAAGGTGTACCTATTCCATTAGCGATTTTAATAAGCCTGGCAATGGGGGCAGCCTTTGGTTGCGTAAATGGGATACTAGTAGCTGTATTTGGTATAGCAGATTTCATCGCAACTCTTTCGACTATGTCAATAGCTCGGGGACTTAACTATTACTATACAAGAGGGGAACCCATCTTCATGGGGATACCGCCAGAGTTTAAGATTATCGGGCAGGGCAAGATCGGAATAATCGGGTATCCGGTACTAATAATGCTAGCAGTCCTTGTGATATTGTATGTGTTTATGAATCACACTGTAACAGGTAGGCAGATTTACGCAGTCGGTGGAAATAAAACTGCTGCGCGATTGTCCGGTATCAATGTTAGATGGATTAGAATATTTTCATTCATAATAGGGGGTTTAGCAGCAGCTCTTACCGCCGTTATAGTCACATCAAGGTTAGGGTCTGGACAGCCCACCGCTGGTGAGGGGTTCCTACTGGACGGCTTGGCAGCAGTGTTTCTTGGGATGACTATGTTTAAGGAAGGGGAACCCCACATTTCGGGTACTTTTATAGGAGCTCTGATTATGGGTGTTTTAGTGAACGGGCTAAACTTACTTGGAGTGCAATACTTCTTTCAGGATATATTGAAAGGATTGATTATCCTCGCCGCTGTTGGTCTTACAGCAACCGGCAAACCCAAAGACTAG
- a CDS encoding pyridoxal-phosphate-dependent aminotransferase family protein: MEKPLLMIPGPCALEREVCEAMSWQPVPHYGREWVEEFNRVRESLKPLFGTTEGKIYITVGSGHAGIEAGINAIAAEGDRLLVVNNGFFGERIVWIARNYGIEVVELRSEWGEPVDPEAVRDALDRDPMIKALAVVHGETSTGVLNPIKEIGKIACEREVLLFVDAICSVGGTEFLMDEWGVDLCVAASQKGLSAPAGLVILAVRQKVWDNLKKRKKRPVGWYLNVEVWRHFEESQGDFQPYGITMAVNNVRALQVSLDQMYREGLENRFRRHHEISRYIRDGLASLGLELFARGEPLPLVTVSKCPQGIEAEKLVTLLRKRYDIYITGGLGPYKEKTFRVGHMGPLAVPEVADYFLAALKDCLQQL; encoded by the coding sequence ATGGAAAAGCCGCTTTTGATGATTCCTGGACCCTGCGCTCTCGAACGGGAAGTTTGCGAGGCCATGAGCTGGCAGCCTGTACCCCATTATGGACGCGAATGGGTAGAAGAGTTCAACCGGGTTCGAGAGTCTTTAAAGCCGCTCTTTGGTACTACTGAGGGCAAAATATATATTACTGTAGGCTCAGGACATGCTGGGATTGAAGCAGGAATAAACGCTATCGCGGCTGAGGGTGATCGGCTCCTAGTAGTAAACAACGGTTTTTTTGGTGAAAGGATAGTGTGGATAGCTCGCAATTACGGTATAGAAGTTGTAGAACTTAGGAGCGAATGGGGTGAGCCAGTAGACCCGGAGGCGGTAAGGGATGCCCTCGATAGGGATCCAATGATAAAAGCATTGGCTGTAGTGCATGGGGAAACCTCTACGGGGGTGTTAAACCCAATAAAAGAAATAGGCAAAATCGCTTGCGAGCGGGAAGTACTCCTCTTTGTGGACGCTATTTGTTCAGTAGGGGGTACTGAATTCCTGATGGATGAGTGGGGGGTTGACCTGTGTGTAGCGGCCTCTCAGAAAGGTCTTTCAGCGCCGGCGGGGCTGGTAATATTAGCTGTCCGGCAGAAGGTGTGGGATAACCTGAAGAAGCGTAAAAAGCGGCCTGTCGGTTGGTACTTGAACGTGGAAGTGTGGCGGCATTTTGAAGAAAGCCAAGGAGATTTTCAACCTTACGGGATTACAATGGCGGTAAACAACGTAAGGGCTTTACAGGTTAGCCTAGACCAGATGTATCGTGAAGGCCTGGAAAATCGCTTTCGTAGGCATCACGAGATTTCTCGGTATATAAGAGATGGGCTTGCTTCTCTTGGTTTGGAATTGTTTGCGCGTGGAGAGCCACTCCCCCTGGTTACGGTGAGCAAGTGCCCGCAAGGGATCGAAGCGGAGAAACTGGTGACGCTCCTTAGGAAGAGGTATGATATCTATATTACAGGCGGGCTGGGACCTTATAAAGAAAAAACCTTTCGCGTAGGACATATGGGGCCCTTAGCGGTGCCAGAGGTTGCAGACTACTTCCTGGCAGCGTTGAAGGATTGCCTGCAGCAGCTATAG
- a CDS encoding flavodoxin family protein encodes MIFVLGICGSPRKGNSYYLLEKALESAREVAPKEVKTELYSVRGKKFAPCISCFKCGELQGECVIKDDFQELREKWVEADVIIYSVPVYHMGIPAQLKAFIDRLGNSLFGRYSNLFPGEAKLPRSLKVIGAIAQGAHLYSGQEHTLTDLINHALVMGCVPVTGDMWETYIGAGAWTYNDVGRNVLADKSEESSLDMRVALRGTASLARRAVELAIILKSGGKVEAKRLEVDPVYIPFLARVRGEVTSQ; translated from the coding sequence ATGATCTTTGTACTGGGTATATGCGGTAGCCCGCGCAAAGGTAACAGTTATTATCTATTGGAAAAGGCCTTGGAGTCGGCGCGGGAGGTAGCCCCGAAAGAGGTAAAGACGGAGCTTTACTCGGTAAGAGGGAAAAAGTTTGCGCCATGTATCTCCTGTTTCAAGTGCGGAGAGCTTCAGGGCGAATGCGTTATCAAGGATGATTTCCAGGAGCTGAGGGAGAAGTGGGTAGAAGCAGACGTTATCATTTACTCTGTACCTGTGTATCACATGGGGATCCCCGCGCAGCTTAAAGCATTTATTGATCGTCTAGGAAACAGTTTATTCGGACGTTATTCTAACCTGTTCCCAGGGGAGGCTAAATTACCGAGAAGTTTGAAGGTGATTGGAGCGATAGCCCAAGGAGCACACTTATACTCTGGCCAGGAGCATACCTTGACAGATCTTATAAATCACGCCCTAGTTATGGGTTGCGTTCCCGTAACCGGTGATATGTGGGAGACATACATTGGCGCCGGAGCATGGACGTATAACGATGTGGGCAGGAATGTGCTGGCGGATAAAAGTGAAGAAAGTAGTTTGGATATGCGGGTTGCCTTAAGGGGGACGGCTTCGCTTGCCCGGCGGGCAGTAGAGCTGGCTATCATTCTTAAATCGGGAGGAAAGGTAGAAGCTAAGCGGCTAGAAGTTGACCCAGTTTATATTCCATTTCTGGCTCGGGTAAGAGGAGAAGTCACTAGTCAATAA
- a CDS encoding 4Fe-4S dicluster domain-containing protein, with translation MGKITVVAENCTGCKACMMVCTLVHEKAPSYKRSRVKVKKNDEYEEFLPLICRHCEEAPCVDVCPVGALWRDTRGAIVLNSSECTGCRQCVDVCPYGALFIDEELGTAYKCDLCNGEPACIKVCQVAGALRYEIEGGLDGNE, from the coding sequence ATGGGTAAGATAACAGTTGTTGCGGAGAACTGTACCGGTTGCAAGGCATGTATGATGGTGTGCACCCTTGTTCATGAGAAGGCTCCAAGCTATAAGAGGTCACGGGTAAAAGTGAAAAAGAACGATGAGTATGAAGAGTTTCTTCCCCTAATTTGCCGCCATTGTGAGGAAGCTCCTTGTGTGGACGTGTGTCCTGTCGGGGCCCTATGGAGAGATACAAGAGGAGCGATTGTGCTTAACAGTAGCGAATGCACGGGTTGCCGTCAATGTGTGGATGTGTGTCCCTATGGAGCACTATTTATCGATGAGGAATTGGGTACCGCATATAAGTGCGATCTTTGTAATGGGGAACCAGCGTGTATAAAAGTGTGTCAAGTAGCAGGGGCACTCAGATACGAGATTGAGGGAGGTTTGGATGGAAATGAGTAG